One genomic segment of uncultured Desulfobacter sp. includes these proteins:
- the rpsF gene encoding 30S ribosomal protein S6: protein MKKYETVFISDPDMSDQAREELLERVKGIIDREKGILLNVDEWGLKKLSYEIKKKLRGHYVCLTYGGTGELVTELERNFRLSDFIMKFMTILITEHVTEESLKEEAEQAKEAALEKEAAPQEEEDQGDAEENNDKAEENADDQDDAKETEAEPTSEPAEESKE from the coding sequence ATGAAGAAGTACGAAACCGTATTTATTTCTGATCCGGATATGTCGGATCAGGCCCGTGAAGAGTTGCTCGAAAGAGTAAAAGGTATCATTGACAGGGAAAAGGGTATTCTTCTGAACGTTGATGAATGGGGCTTAAAAAAATTATCCTATGAGATTAAAAAGAAACTGCGCGGGCACTATGTATGCCTGACTTACGGTGGAACCGGAGAGCTTGTCACAGAGCTTGAAAGAAATTTTCGTTTAAGTGATTTTATCATGAAGTTTATGACCATCCTTATCACGGAACACGTCACCGAAGAATCTCTTAAAGAAGAAGCTGAGCAGGCCAAAGAAGCAGCCTTGGAAAAAGAAGCAGCACCCCAGGAAGAAGAAGATCAAGGGGACGCGGAAGAAAACAATGATAAGGCTGAAGAAAATGCAGATGATCAGGATGATGCAAAAGAGACCGAAGCTGAACCGACATCTGAACCTGCCGAAGAATCCAAGGAATAA
- the rpsR gene encoding 30S ribosomal protein S18 produces MYKGHRGGGKNRFYQRRKICRFCVDSNMEIDYKNPKALKQFITERGKIIPRRITGTCAKHQRKLTLAIKQARQIALLPFVGRPLN; encoded by the coding sequence ATGTATAAAGGTCATAGAGGTGGCGGAAAAAACAGATTCTATCAGCGCCGTAAAATCTGCAGGTTCTGCGTGGACAGCAATATGGAAATTGACTATAAAAATCCCAAAGCACTCAAGCAGTTCATTACGGAACGGGGCAAAATTATTCCCCGCCGTATCACAGGGACCTGCGCCAAACACCAGCGCAAGCTGACATTGGCCATCAAGCAGGCCCGGCAGATTGCACTTCTGCCCTTTGTGGGTCGCCCCTTAAATTAA
- a CDS encoding DUF2232 domain-containing protein gives MPLSITHPVFIRETLTGIIFCLLIYGVVFAFPLLGVFVLLFLPLPVLFYRLKIGRNSGLMIAGASFFILVLIAKGLAFDTLYFGLLLATGMVLGECLERHMSIQNTIGLASLIAAGAVFATLMVYTIGQGGTLSAIVKDYINQSLSIAKQLSPEIGMDQDMTQKLISSMMIVMPGMFMISFMTTLWLNILIIRKLLKLKGITIKSIEHLNLYKAPDMLVWVFIGCAMALMIPSDPVKIFGINCLIVLMLVYFFQGIAVVSFFFQQKNTPMALKGFCYFLIAVQVYVLILVIGLGFFDNWIDFRKLSASRK, from the coding sequence ATGCCGTTATCCATCACACACCCGGTTTTCATCAGGGAAACTTTGACAGGCATTATTTTTTGTCTGTTAATTTATGGTGTGGTGTTTGCCTTTCCGCTGCTTGGTGTATTTGTTCTTCTGTTTTTGCCCCTGCCGGTTCTTTTTTACCGTCTTAAAATTGGCAGAAACAGCGGGCTGATGATTGCAGGAGCAAGTTTTTTTATACTCGTACTCATTGCCAAAGGCTTGGCTTTTGACACACTTTACTTTGGACTGCTTCTGGCAACCGGTATGGTTTTAGGAGAATGCCTAGAACGGCATATGAGTATTCAAAACACTATTGGGTTGGCCTCTCTGATAGCTGCAGGCGCTGTCTTTGCAACGCTTATGGTTTACACCATCGGCCAGGGGGGAACATTATCCGCTATAGTGAAGGATTACATAAATCAATCTTTGAGTATTGCCAAGCAGCTCTCTCCTGAAATCGGAATGGATCAGGATATGACCCAGAAGCTGATATCATCCATGATGATTGTCATGCCGGGCATGTTCATGATTTCTTTTATGACAACCCTATGGTTAAACATCCTGATTATCAGAAAGCTTTTAAAACTTAAGGGTATCACTATCAAAAGCATTGAACACTTAAATCTTTATAAAGCCCCGGACATGCTGGTCTGGGTATTTATCGGATGTGCAATGGCTTTGATGATTCCCTCTGATCCTGTGAAAATCTTTGGCATAAACTGCCTGATTGTTTTAATGCTTGTTTATTTTTTTCAAGGAATTGCAGTTGTATCCTTTTTTTTTCAGCAAAAAAACACACCGATGGCTCTGAAAGGATTTTGTTATTTTCTCATTGCCGTACAGGTGTACGTTTTAATCCTTGTCATTGGTCTTGGTTTTTTTGACAACTGGATTGATTTCAGGAAACTTTCTGCATCACGAAAATAA
- the rplI gene encoding 50S ribosomal protein L9 — protein sequence MKVILKETIDTLGIAGTECKVAEGYGRNYLLPQGKAVLATPANRKVMEQARAKLELQIAKEKKIAEEMAAKVKEVAVTIKAKVREEIHLYGSVTSHDIKEALDAQNVDVERRSILLAEPIKETGEYKVPIRLYKDVEPEITVTVVAEKKQ from the coding sequence ATGAAAGTAATATTAAAGGAAACCATCGACACTTTGGGTATCGCAGGTACCGAGTGCAAGGTGGCGGAAGGCTATGGACGCAATTATCTGCTGCCCCAGGGTAAAGCGGTTCTTGCCACCCCTGCCAATCGCAAGGTTATGGAACAGGCCCGGGCCAAACTCGAACTTCAGATTGCCAAAGAAAAGAAGATTGCCGAAGAGATGGCAGCAAAAGTCAAAGAAGTTGCGGTCACAATCAAGGCCAAAGTCCGCGAAGAAATTCATCTTTACGGTTCTGTAACCTCCCATGACATCAAAGAGGCGTTGGATGCACAGAATGTTGACGTTGAACGCCGGTCCATTCTGCTTGCAGAACCTATCAAGGAAACCGGTGAATACAAAGTACCAATCCGCCTATATAAGGATGTTGAACCGGAAATCACCGTGACTGTTGTAGCAGAAAAAAAACAGTAA
- the dnaB gene encoding replicative DNA helicase — protein MAKKESVKSDHLLNRTPPHDTDAEASLLSAIFINNDSLFDIIEILKPDDFYKGAHKKIFRAITELSQKEEPADLVTVANQLNEKDELEGIGGPAFLAAISDAAPVAVNAVHYARIVREKATLRELINACSGTIERCLEDKGDFKDILDESQASILKIADRQSGSPFKPLSELINLNIDQLEELQGKEGGLAGISTGYPRLDRITSGLQRSDLIILAARPSMGKTAFALNIARNVAFHYRRPVAVFSLEMSKEQLSMRLLTSEARVDANRLRSGVFSPEDWQNFTDAAGVLNEIPIFIDDTPSISVMDLRAKARKLFQINKDIGLVVIDYLQLMKSSIRSDRRDLEIADISRALKSLAKELKVPVLALSQLNRALEQRSDKRPMMSDLRESGAIEQDADIISFIYRDEVYNKEPDNPKKGTAEIIVAKNRNGSIGTAHMVFNGQYTRFEELAPEAYQGFK, from the coding sequence ATGGCAAAAAAAGAATCCGTTAAATCAGATCATCTACTCAACCGCACCCCACCCCATGATACCGATGCAGAGGCCTCTCTTCTGTCCGCCATCTTTATCAATAACGACAGCTTGTTTGACATTATTGAAATCCTCAAACCCGATGATTTCTACAAAGGGGCGCATAAAAAAATCTTCAGGGCCATCACAGAACTTTCCCAAAAAGAGGAACCTGCTGACCTTGTGACCGTTGCCAACCAACTTAATGAAAAAGATGAGTTGGAAGGGATTGGAGGGCCTGCTTTTCTTGCTGCAATTTCCGATGCCGCACCGGTGGCGGTCAATGCCGTGCATTATGCCAGGATCGTCCGTGAAAAAGCCACACTGCGGGAGCTTATCAATGCATGCTCTGGAACCATTGAGCGTTGTCTTGAAGACAAAGGTGATTTTAAAGACATACTTGATGAGTCCCAGGCATCAATCCTAAAAATTGCCGACCGTCAGTCCGGCAGTCCTTTTAAACCCCTATCAGAACTCATCAACCTGAACATTGACCAATTAGAAGAGCTGCAGGGCAAAGAAGGCGGACTTGCCGGAATTTCAACCGGATATCCAAGGCTTGACAGAATTACATCCGGACTGCAACGTTCGGACCTTATTATTCTGGCTGCCCGCCCCTCCATGGGAAAAACCGCCTTTGCCCTGAATATTGCCAGAAATGTCGCGTTTCACTACCGCAGACCCGTGGCTGTATTTTCCCTTGAAATGTCTAAAGAGCAATTATCTATGCGGCTGTTAACATCCGAAGCACGGGTGGATGCCAACCGGCTGCGCAGTGGGGTATTCAGCCCCGAAGACTGGCAGAATTTTACGGATGCTGCAGGCGTTCTTAATGAAATTCCCATTTTCATTGATGATACGCCGTCCATATCGGTTATGGACCTTCGGGCCAAAGCCAGGAAACTGTTCCAGATAAACAAAGACATTGGCCTTGTGGTCATCGATTACCTGCAGTTAATGAAATCATCCATCCGCTCTGACCGAAGGGATCTTGAAATTGCCGATATTTCAAGGGCTTTAAAATCCCTTGCCAAAGAACTTAAAGTTCCGGTTCTCGCATTATCCCAGCTTAACCGTGCCCTTGAACAGCGCTCGGACAAACGCCCCATGATGTCTGATTTGCGCGAATCAGGCGCCATTGAACAGGATGCGGATATTATCTCATTTATTTACCGGGACGAAGTCTACAATAAAGAGCCGGACAATCCCAAAAAAGGAACGGCTGAGATCATTGTTGCCAAAAACCGTAACGGCAGCATTGGTACCGCACATATGGTATTCAACGGCCAGTACACCCGGTTCGAGGAACTGGCCCCCGAAGCTTATCAAGGTTTTAAATGA
- the hflX gene encoding GTPase HflX, translating into MKRIVYGTLDGLSKAQINRIENLYNIKSPPEYILSRQAAIEIVGISRDIRRQVGLLLDRNGKVICVIAGEPQRIVIPVTPDFQPGPGRLKGLRCIHTHLSHETLTRDDLTDLALLRLDYITAICLNADGTPGPVYSAHILPDPEADPYRVLPGTSLDHLEIDCQAQILELESELSRHNRRHSPETGRENAFLINAATQDISSAHVSMDELKELCKTSQINVVGTAIQQRKKIDPKFVVGKGKLSDLIIKAIQNYATMLVFDRELSASQIRSITDFVEMKVIDRTQLILDIFAKQAKSSEGKFQVELAQLEYMLPRLITKNTAMSRLTGGIGGRGPGETKLEVNRRRARERITRLKKEIKKIRKQRTQQKARRKRRALPVISIVGYTNAGKSTLLNTLTQSNIIAANRLFATLDPSSRRLRFPRDKEVIITDTVGFIQNLPKELLEAFHATLEELEQADVILHVIDISNPRYMQQKETVDQLLKSLNLNKIPTLYVFNKMDLADLDNFDSPWLLNQGLLVSARKKSSLTPLVEKLEAMV; encoded by the coding sequence ATGAAACGAATTGTATACGGCACACTTGACGGACTGAGCAAAGCCCAAATCAACCGGATCGAAAATCTTTACAACATCAAATCACCGCCGGAATATATCCTTTCCCGGCAGGCCGCCATTGAGATTGTTGGCATCAGCCGGGATATCCGCCGCCAGGTCGGTCTTCTTCTGGATCGAAACGGAAAAGTCATCTGCGTCATTGCAGGAGAACCCCAACGCATCGTTATTCCGGTAACACCGGATTTTCAACCTGGCCCAGGCCGACTTAAAGGGCTTCGCTGCATTCATACGCACCTTTCCCACGAAACCTTGACACGGGATGATCTCACCGATCTTGCCCTCCTGCGCCTGGATTATATCACTGCCATCTGCTTGAATGCCGATGGAACCCCTGGCCCTGTTTACTCTGCGCATATTCTGCCTGACCCCGAAGCAGATCCTTACAGAGTCCTTCCCGGCACATCCCTTGACCATCTGGAGATAGACTGCCAGGCTCAAATTCTTGAACTTGAATCAGAACTTTCCCGGCACAACCGCCGGCACAGCCCGGAAACTGGCCGGGAGAATGCATTTTTAATCAATGCAGCAACGCAAGATATCAGTTCTGCACACGTTTCAATGGATGAACTCAAGGAATTGTGTAAAACAAGTCAAATCAACGTTGTGGGTACGGCCATCCAGCAAAGAAAAAAAATTGACCCTAAATTTGTGGTGGGCAAAGGCAAATTATCAGACCTGATTATCAAGGCCATCCAAAATTATGCAACAATGCTTGTCTTTGACCGGGAACTGAGCGCCTCCCAGATACGCTCCATCACCGATTTTGTCGAGATGAAGGTCATTGACCGCACCCAGCTTATACTGGATATTTTTGCCAAACAGGCCAAATCCAGTGAAGGTAAATTCCAGGTGGAACTGGCCCAGCTTGAATATATGCTGCCCCGACTGATTACGAAAAATACGGCCATGTCCAGGCTGACAGGCGGCATTGGCGGCAGAGGCCCCGGGGAAACCAAACTTGAGGTAAACCGCCGTCGTGCCCGGGAGCGTATCACCCGACTGAAAAAAGAGATCAAGAAAATCCGCAAACAGCGCACCCAGCAGAAAGCAAGGCGAAAAAGAAGGGCGCTACCGGTCATCTCCATTGTGGGGTATACCAATGCCGGCAAGTCAACATTGCTCAATACCTTGACCCAAAGCAACATTATCGCCGCAAACCGGCTGTTTGCCACCCTGGACCCCTCCTCACGAAGGCTGAGGTTTCCCCGGGATAAGGAAGTTATCATCACAGATACCGTGGGCTTTATCCAGAACCTGCCAAAGGAGCTTTTAGAGGCGTTTCATGCCACTTTGGAGGAACTTGAGCAGGCAGATGTTATTCTCCATGTTATTGACATTTCAAATCCCAGGTACATGCAGCAAAAAGAGACTGTGGATCAGTTGCTGAAATCTTTGAACCTGAATAAAATCCCCACACTGTATGTATTCAATAAAATGGACCTGGCTGATTTGGACAATTTTGATTCACCCTGGCTTTTAAATCAGGGACTTTTGGTTTCTGCGCGTAAAAAATCAAGTCTTACCCCTTTGGTGGAAAAACTTGAAGCCATGGTATAA
- the dnaA gene encoding chromosomal replication initiator protein DnaA, producing the protein MDSFLKEVKSHIKELVPDHCYRMWIEPVILSTHDAETIVLSVPNDFYVKRLKENYMGYFEEGFLRLGQKVRIEFKVGQKKIKSAQINSGPGQTQKSRAQKTTGVLPVMPSALGVPSDFHPQLPGMTPAFNCGRMLKKNFTFDDFVVGDNSSFAYTASLYLAQGKLNGTGVLYLLGKTGLGKSHLSQAVGHHMLTHDGGHRVFYVTAEDFTNEMIYSLRNNSIDRFKEKYRLKCDVLILEDVHFLTGKSATQKELAMTLDYLIDADKKIIFSGCERPDEIPKLNENLKSRLNMGVVTEIKAPDFGTRVKILNKKSKAIQCVLPTPVTEYIAQEACDDVRQLESALLSVVTRGQLMKRNIDLELARRVLEKMSGTRKRITIDLIKKLVCESFDVSEQELVSKSRKHRIVKPRQVAMFLSKKYTDQPIKTIGASFKRYHATAIYSVNAVEKEMKQKGQRYEQIRYLTEKIESGKF; encoded by the coding sequence ATGGATTCGTTTTTAAAAGAAGTCAAATCACATATTAAAGAATTAGTTCCAGACCATTGTTACAGAATGTGGATTGAACCTGTGATATTGTCCACACATGATGCTGAAACTATTGTCCTGTCCGTTCCCAATGACTTCTATGTCAAACGGCTCAAAGAAAACTATATGGGCTATTTTGAAGAAGGCTTTTTGCGTTTGGGTCAAAAAGTCCGTATTGAATTCAAGGTAGGCCAAAAAAAAATTAAATCCGCTCAAATAAATTCAGGTCCGGGTCAGACTCAAAAAAGCCGGGCACAAAAAACAACCGGGGTGCTGCCTGTCATGCCTTCGGCACTCGGTGTTCCATCAGACTTTCATCCACAACTGCCCGGCATGACACCGGCATTTAATTGCGGACGCATGCTGAAAAAAAACTTTACATTTGACGATTTTGTCGTAGGGGACAATTCCAGCTTTGCATATACGGCGTCTTTATATCTGGCCCAGGGTAAACTTAACGGGACCGGCGTGCTTTATCTTCTGGGCAAGACAGGTCTTGGGAAAAGCCATCTGTCCCAGGCCGTTGGCCATCATATGCTGACCCACGATGGGGGGCATAGGGTGTTTTATGTCACTGCCGAGGATTTCACTAATGAAATGATCTATTCCTTGCGAAATAATAGTATTGACCGGTTTAAGGAAAAATACCGTCTTAAATGTGATGTACTGATTCTGGAAGATGTCCATTTTCTGACCGGAAAGTCCGCCACCCAGAAAGAGCTTGCCATGACCCTGGACTATCTGATCGATGCTGATAAGAAAATTATTTTTTCAGGGTGCGAACGGCCTGATGAAATCCCTAAATTAAATGAAAATCTGAAATCCAGGCTGAATATGGGGGTCGTTACGGAGATCAAGGCACCTGATTTTGGCACCCGGGTAAAGATTTTAAATAAGAAATCCAAGGCCATTCAGTGTGTTTTGCCCACACCTGTTACCGAATATATTGCCCAGGAAGCGTGTGATGATGTCCGCCAGCTTGAAAGTGCACTTTTAAGCGTTGTTACCAGGGGGCAGCTGATGAAACGGAATATCGACCTTGAGCTTGCCAGGCGCGTGCTTGAAAAAATGAGTGGAACGCGAAAACGCATAACCATTGACCTGATCAAGAAACTGGTCTGTGAATCGTTTGATGTTTCCGAACAGGAGCTTGTGTCTAAATCCAGGAAGCACCGCATTGTCAAACCCCGCCAGGTGGCAATGTTTCTATCAAAAAAGTATACCGACCAGCCCATAAAGACAATTGGTGCCAGTTTTAAACGTTACCATGCAACAGCCATTTATTCCGTCAATGCGGTTGAAAAGGAAATGAAACAAAAAGGTCAACGTTACGAGCAGATCAGGTATCTGACTGAAAAGATAGAATCAGGTAAGTTTTAG
- the pdxA gene encoding 4-hydroxythreonine-4-phosphate dehydrogenase PdxA, translating into MNTHSHRPVLGITMGDPAGIGPEIIIKSLADPEIIKLCTPVVLGDIEILKKADVNSQILSKLAETDDLDCDFSNFPKGFVLRLSNLDPDVTKLGHPTPETGSAMETYINTGVDLALSGAIDAMVTGPITKTGLKLAGSSFHGHTELIAHKTGTDNFAMMMAGPRLKVVLTTIHIPLSQVPEQLTTQEITRIINLTRNTLITRFGITSPRLAVAGLNPHAGEQGMFGSEEADIILPAVIKAREQGFEITDPLPPDTVFFNALEGRFDAVICMYHDQGLIPFKLVHFRDGVNTTIGLPIIRTSVDHGTAYDIAWTGKADPTSMKEAIKMAAVQAVNQKKYGNSNGN; encoded by the coding sequence ATGAATACCCATTCACACCGGCCTGTTCTTGGCATAACCATGGGAGATCCTGCCGGTATCGGCCCTGAAATAATTATTAAAAGCCTTGCTGACCCTGAAATTATAAAATTGTGCACCCCTGTTGTTTTAGGTGATATAGAAATACTTAAAAAAGCTGATGTTAATTCACAAATACTTTCCAAGTTAGCCGAGACAGACGATTTGGATTGCGATTTCTCTAATTTTCCCAAGGGGTTTGTGCTCCGACTATCCAATCTGGACCCGGATGTCACTAAACTTGGGCACCCCACCCCGGAGACTGGAAGCGCCATGGAAACCTATATCAATACCGGGGTGGATCTTGCCTTGTCCGGGGCCATTGATGCCATGGTCACAGGCCCTATTACCAAAACAGGCCTGAAACTGGCCGGGTCGTCCTTTCATGGTCATACAGAGTTGATTGCACATAAAACCGGCACGGACAATTTTGCCATGATGATGGCGGGACCGCGCCTAAAAGTGGTTTTAACGACCATTCACATCCCCTTGTCCCAGGTGCCGGAGCAGCTAACTACCCAGGAAATAACAAGAATCATTAACCTGACCCGGAACACCCTGATCACAAGATTCGGCATTACCAGCCCCAGGCTTGCCGTAGCAGGCTTGAATCCTCACGCAGGCGAACAGGGCATGTTCGGTAGCGAAGAAGCGGATATCATTTTACCGGCAGTAATAAAAGCCCGGGAACAAGGGTTTGAGATTACAGATCCTCTGCCCCCGGATACCGTATTTTTCAATGCGCTTGAGGGGCGGTTTGACGCCGTAATCTGCATGTATCACGACCAGGGGCTGATTCCTTTTAAGCTGGTGCATTTCAGGGATGGCGTAAACACCACCATCGGGCTTCCCATTATACGCACATCCGTGGACCACGGAACCGCCTATGATATTGCCTGGACAGGAAAAGCAGACCCCACAAGCATGAAAGAAGCCATTAAAATGGCGGCTGTCCAAGCGGTTAACCAAAAAAAATATGGCAATAGTAATGGCAATTGA
- the uvrA gene encoding excinuclease ABC subunit UvrA, whose protein sequence is MAIDHIIIKGARTHNLKNIDVSIPKNSLTVITGLSGSGKSTLAFDTLYAEGQRRYVESLSTYARQFLGQMDKPDVDAIEGLSPAIAIEQKTASHNPRSTVGTVTEIYDYLRLLFARVGRPHCHICGKPISSASIDQIIQNILFPMPEKAQKIMVLAPVVTNKKGGHEKLIHHLKKEGFARLKIDGHVCLIEEAPALNKKKAHTIDVVVDRLILKQGIEQRLTDSVETALSLAQGQVIIDNLALKTQTLFSEAATCHTCGISYPQFTPASFSFNSPQGACPHCDGLGHLTEFHPSKIIPNHHLSLRQGAVLPWVGKDSVRHMEFLDALVTHYKEDIYTPFKNLSTNFQRVILFGSGTHKIPFYVEQAGKKIVYEKPFEGVIEQLARRLRNTKSTSVKKDLGKYMGYKICSKCHGSRLNPEASAVQVADKTIQQITAMSVKQAANFVNTVHLPGREKAVSESILAELSQRLSFLEDVGLDYLTLDRSAATLSGGESQRIRLATQIGSKLSGVLYVLDEPSIGLHQRDNARLLKTLMHLKGLGNTVLVVEHDEETMLAADHIVDVGPKAGVNGGQVMFSGPPEDLVKAPCLTGEYLSGKRKIPVPETRRTGTKNFLTVQKASENNLKNIDVSFPLGCLTCVTGVSGSGKSTLVLSILYQALASSINRSEKPVGKHQAISGMEFIDRVIHIDQSPIGKTPRSNPGTYTGVLTHIRELFAQTPEAKARGYKSGRFSFNIKGGRCESCKGDGIVKIEMHFLPDVYVTCDVCKGRQFNRETLEIKYKGKNIAQVLDMTINQAVEFFDNISSIRHTLSTLVETGLGYIKLGQAATTLSGGEAQRIKIARELSKKSTGKTIYILDEPTTGLHTDDIKRLLAVLDRLVDAGNTVVVIEHHLDVIKCADYVIDLGPEGGDQGGQIITQGTPEQVARSPLSHTGFYLNRVLGLN, encoded by the coding sequence ATGGCAATTGACCACATCATTATTAAAGGCGCCAGAACCCATAATCTAAAAAATATTGATGTCAGCATCCCCAAAAACAGCCTGACCGTGATTACCGGGCTTTCCGGTTCAGGCAAATCTACCCTGGCCTTTGACACCCTTTATGCCGAAGGCCAGAGACGCTACGTGGAGTCTTTATCCACCTACGCCCGCCAGTTTTTGGGCCAGATGGACAAACCGGATGTGGATGCCATAGAGGGGTTGTCCCCTGCCATTGCCATTGAACAGAAAACCGCCTCCCATAATCCAAGATCCACGGTGGGAACCGTCACGGAAATCTATGATTACCTGCGGCTTCTTTTTGCCAGGGTCGGCAGGCCCCACTGCCATATCTGCGGCAAACCCATTTCATCAGCATCCATTGACCAGATTATACAAAACATCCTTTTTCCAATGCCTGAGAAAGCCCAGAAAATAATGGTGCTGGCACCTGTGGTCACAAACAAAAAAGGCGGACACGAAAAGCTCATTCATCATCTGAAAAAGGAAGGGTTTGCAAGGCTTAAAATTGACGGGCATGTCTGTTTAATTGAAGAGGCACCGGCACTTAATAAAAAAAAAGCGCATACCATAGACGTTGTGGTGGACCGGCTGATTTTAAAGCAAGGGATTGAACAACGGCTGACCGATTCCGTTGAAACCGCACTATCCCTTGCCCAAGGCCAGGTGATCATTGACAATCTGGCTTTAAAAACACAAACCCTTTTCAGTGAAGCCGCCACCTGCCATACCTGCGGTATCTCTTATCCGCAATTTACCCCTGCCAGTTTTTCCTTTAATTCCCCCCAGGGGGCATGTCCCCATTGTGACGGCCTTGGTCATTTGACGGAATTTCATCCGTCAAAAATCATCCCGAACCATCATCTATCCCTGCGCCAGGGGGCGGTACTGCCCTGGGTCGGAAAGGATTCCGTACGTCATATGGAATTTTTAGATGCCCTGGTGACCCATTATAAAGAGGATATATACACACCCTTTAAAAACCTTTCCACCAACTTTCAAAGGGTTATTCTTTTTGGCTCCGGCACCCATAAAATCCCCTTTTATGTTGAACAGGCAGGCAAAAAAATTGTTTATGAAAAACCCTTTGAAGGCGTAATTGAACAACTTGCCCGCCGTTTGCGGAATACAAAATCAACATCCGTCAAAAAAGACCTTGGCAAATATATGGGGTATAAAATCTGCTCTAAATGTCATGGCTCCCGTCTGAATCCCGAAGCATCGGCAGTACAGGTAGCAGATAAAACCATCCAGCAGATTACAGCCATGTCCGTCAAACAGGCCGCTAATTTTGTAAACACAGTTCATTTGCCGGGCAGGGAAAAAGCCGTGTCTGAATCTATTCTTGCAGAACTGTCCCAACGGCTTTCCTTTCTGGAAGATGTGGGCCTTGACTATCTGACCCTTGACCGGTCCGCAGCGACCCTTTCGGGCGGAGAAAGCCAGCGCATCCGGCTGGCGACCCAGATCGGTTCAAAACTTTCCGGGGTCCTTTATGTGCTTGATGAACCCAGTATCGGTCTTCACCAACGAGACAATGCCCGCCTGCTCAAAACGTTAATGCATCTAAAAGGCCTGGGCAATACCGTGCTGGTGGTGGAGCATGATGAAGAGACCATGCTGGCCGCAGATCACATTGTTGATGTGGGGCCCAAAGCCGGCGTTAACGGCGGCCAGGTGATGTTTTCAGGACCGCCCGAAGACCTGGTCAAAGCACCCTGTCTCACCGGGGAGTATCTATCCGGAAAGCGAAAAATTCCTGTGCCTGAAACCAGACGAACCGGCACCAAAAATTTTTTAACGGTCCAAAAGGCAAGTGAAAACAACCTCAAAAATATTGATGTGTCCTTTCCCTTAGGATGTTTAACCTGTGTAACAGGGGTATCAGGATCGGGAAAATCGACCCTGGTTTTATCAATCCTTTACCAGGCACTTGCAAGCAGCATTAATAGATCTGAAAAACCGGTGGGGAAACATCAGGCCATTTCAGGCATGGAATTTATTGACAGGGTTATCCATATTGATCAGTCCCCCATCGGCAAAACCCCGAGATCCAATCCAGGCACCTACACAGGGGTTCTCACACATATAAGGGAATTGTTTGCACAGACCCCCGAGGCAAAGGCCCGGGGCTACAAGTCCGGGCGGTTCAGTTTTAACATCAAGGGCGGCAGGTGCGAATCCTGCAAAGGGGACGGCATTGTCAAAATTGAAATGCATTTTCTACCCGATGTTTATGTGACCTGTGATGTCTGCAAAGGCAGACAATTCAACCGGGAAACCCTTGAAATAAAGTACAAAGGCAAAAACATCGCCCAGGTTCTGGACATGACCATCAATCAGGCCGTTGAATTTTTTGACAATATATCATCAATTCGGCACACCCTTTCCACGCTGGTGGAAACAGGGTTGGGATATATCAAACTAGGCCAGGCCGCCACAACACTATCCGGCGGAGAAGCCCAGCGTATAAAAATTGCCAGGGAACTGTCCAAAAAAAGCACGGGGAAAACCATCTACATTCTGGATGAACCCACCACAGGCCTGCATACCGATGATATCAAAAGGCTGTTGGCTGTGTTGGACAGACTTGTGGATGCAGGCAACACAGTGGTGGTCATTGAACATCACCTTGATGTCATTAAATGCGCGGATTACGTCATTGATCTTGGCCCTGAAGGCGGAGACCAGGGTGGGCAGATCATTACCCAGGGTACCCCGGAACAAGTGGCCCGTTCACCGTTGTCCCATACGGGCTTTTACCTGAACCGGGTTTTAGGACTGAATTAA